AATAATAGAAGAGAGAAATTGGATTGGGGTTAGAAAGTATGGTTAAATTAGATCTTAAATACGGACTTCCATTTTGTAAAATTACCCTTATCTATAAAGGTAAATTTATGGCATTAGACAATGTACTTATAGATACTGGATCAGGTGGTACTGTTTTGAAAATGGATAGGGTAGATGAATTAGGAATTACAATAGAAAAAGATGACACTATAGAAACTATTTCAGGAGTTGGTGGAGTAGAATTTGTATACAAGAAAAATATTGATAGAATAAAACTTGGGAATTTAGTAATTAGTAACTTTACAATTGAAGTAGGAGTCATGGATTATGGATTTGAAATAAATGGAATAATAGGTATGGATTTTTTAAAGGAAGTAGGAGCAATTATTGATTTAGATAAAATGGCTATATATGATATAAAAATATAAATATAAAATATATGGAATATGTCATATAAGTAGATTTATGTAAATCAATTAATTATAGGGCGGAGGGATGAAGATATGGATATTAAATTAGCTACTCCAAAATGTGAAGATTATTATGAGGTTGATAAACTATTATTACACTTGCATAATAAACATGTAGCTGATTATCCAACTTTCTATAATGAATTAGATGCTTTTAATAATCAAGAAGAATACAATAAATTTATCAAGAAAGATGGTAGAATTATTATACTCGCTAAACAATTAGAAGGAGTTGTAGGGCTACTATGGGCAGAGATAAAAGAAAAGCCTGAAAGTAAATATATTAAAAGTCGTAAAGAGTTATGGCTGGAAGGGATAATCGTCAATAATTGTTATAGGAATTTAGGGATAGGCAAATTGCTTATGGAAGAACTAATATTCATAGGTAAAAAGGGCAATTTTGATAGTATAGAATTAATGGTGTGGAATAAGAATGACGAAGCAATAAACCTCTATAAGAAGTATTTTGAAAAAAGGGCAATCATTATGACATATCCTTTATAGAGTGATGAAGTAGAATAAGACACATAATTTATTTTTTACGTCGCAGTTGTAAGCGCCTCGTGTCAAGTTAATGACACGAATATATTCAAGCAATCTAAGATAATAAAAAATACAATAAACATAGTAAGCAACTAGCTTAGAGAGAATTAATCAATAAATTAGTTCTCTCTAAAATATATCTAAAACTATAAAAACATCTTAAAATCATGTAAAATACCCTAATTTCACCCGACTCAGCCTCTGGAACAGGGGTATGTTTTCAGAAGCAATAAATTATATAAATTAGAGTTTCCCCATTTTTTTATATTTAAAACTTTTAAACTTTGATTTTTCAATGCTTTCAGCATACATTTCCATGTGTTGGAAGTAACCCCTGAAAGTTTGTTGACATGAGGGGTTAATGAAATAATGGGGAAACTCTAATTAAAATTACTATTGACAAAGTAAAAACTTATTAATATAATATAGCTGGAACATGGTTCCGATATTATTTTAGAAGAGGAGAAAAATATGTCTGAAATGATAGTTGCTGTAGACCGTGCTTTAGAGATTTTGCTAACTCTATACAATAATGGAAAAGAAATGGGAGTCTCTGAAATTGGCAGAATATTAGATCTACATAAAAGTACAATCCATAGATCCTTAGCTACTTTAGAGAACAAAGGTTTTGTATATCAAAACAAAGAAACTGGCAAGTATTGGCTAGGAATTAAGATTTATGCTATGGGTTTACTCATTGGTGAAAAATTATCTTTAGGAGATTTAGTTAAACCTTATGCGAAAGAACTTTTTGATGAATTTCAGGAG
This region of Tissierellales bacterium genomic DNA includes:
- a CDS encoding retropepsin-like aspartic protease, which translates into the protein MVKLDLKYGLPFCKITLIYKGKFMALDNVLIDTGSGGTVLKMDRVDELGITIEKDDTIETISGVGGVEFVYKKNIDRIKLGNLVISNFTIEVGVMDYGFEINGIIGMDFLKEVGAIIDLDKMAIYDIKI
- a CDS encoding N-acetyltransferase; the protein is MDIKLATPKCEDYYEVDKLLLHLHNKHVADYPTFYNELDAFNNQEEYNKFIKKDGRIIILAKQLEGVVGLLWAEIKEKPESKYIKSRKELWLEGIIVNNCYRNLGIGKLLMEELIFIGKKGNFDSIELMVWNKNDEAINLYKKYFEKRAIIMTYPL